TTCACCACCATGAACATTGCCGGTTTTATTTACTCTGGCATTTAATGAAACGCAACCATTGTATCGATTACCCTagatattttttcacttttatcatAAGTTTCATGTATAAAAGCAATAAaatcaaaacttcaaaaaatgtcaTGGTACAAAATAAATGTTGGCTAACTAGACTAATTCTTCAGCAAGGATATCAAtctactgggaaataaatacacatttttataaattaaattgggCGGTATATTTCTTCTCACATTACATAGTACATAGGAATATCAAATCTTATAAATTAATGTTCTCTCGtgaaaaatagtgaaaaagtATTCGCACTTTCCGTGTAAATAATATGAAATACAAAACGTAAATATTAACTGGCGAATTAAAGGAATAAGATAGAAACTGTGTATATTCGTTACGAATTTTCTTTATAGTCTGTCTTCTCTGTTTTCGCAATAAAGTGAAACAGATGAATGATAAATGCGCAAGCAATATTCTATTGTGATTTTAACAATCAAATGTTTGGACGGAATTGCTTATCATGCTCAGGAGCAAATTCCAATGATAATTTTCGCTGTAGCAAAATGGTTAAGTGCCCTAAAGCTAAAAATCTATGTAAGATTTATGTATGTACACATTAGAGTATTATACACTGCAAATGATTTGTATATATTCTTTCGAACTTTAAAATCagattatttttacgaaaataactttttagcCAATTTCACGATTAATTCGATGACTAAAATCACGAATCTACTACAATAAAATCGACACTAAAGCTTTTAGTTGCTAATAATTGTACTTAGAATCTAATTTGTGAATGAGAATCAACTCCTATCTATACATTTTACGTAAATCTACACATTAAAGTGTTTGTTAATTAAGCTGATGTTTCCACCTAAAATTAAGACacgcacaaaaataaaatttgtaactgtaAAAATAGATTCTACGAACAATGTAATAATTACACATGAGATCAACGATTCAATATAATTTGTTCCTTTTGGAATAgtcattgacaataaaaaaatatcaaaatggacGGATTGCAAAATTAGATTCATTAACTCGaatcaaaattgtttacttaaatgGAAAAGTTTTAGCGTTATTTCAATTCATAACGTTAACCATTGTAGTTGGACCTCaaaaattctttcataaaaaaaacattttatacaaACATTAATACACAAATGTTCAAAAGCTGATATGCTATAAAATTTTTAGGATCTACTTTAGCAATAtatatataacatatattttaaactttgaaaggcTATGCCTATTTTGAGAAATATCGCATATCTATACACGCTTATTTTCAGTCTTAAAATTATGGACGGATTTATAGCTAGACACTTGTTTGAAACTTTTGTACATAGTTTATGTTAATAAGGCAAACGTATTCAGAGACTCGTCTTTCTAATaccatatttgaaaaattcgacaAGTGCATACGTTATTAAATCTATTGGATAAACTCAAGCCTACCTTACGTCGAGTCTTCTGCATTTGTAAATCTTGAACTTTCCTCAATAAAGTTccgtaaaaatatcaattaaggGACTTTTCAGGTtcacagggtggccgttttaatcacatAAATAATTTCCTGGTCATCTCGCGGTTTTTTCCCGATTCGCAagcggtcaatgaaatttaaaacattcgaaaTATTAAGAATGGTTAGACTGCGATACACCGCCTGGTGACAAAAacccgaactagaaagaataggtacgattttaacgTGCATTTTAATTTcagcataaaagtgttttaaccatttttttgtggaGTTTGAAGTATTTAGTCGATgctaaaaacaagtttttatcggaaattaagagttttagatggaatttacatccGATAtagtaaaaaactcattttttgcgaaatatttttttaacaaaaaaaaaaatattgtactatttattgtgatttttaatagattataaaattaaatggccttattttgaagcaacaatgaactcaaagtaaatttcaattaatttatacatgaaatatttactatttaaaaacctgacctaaaaattaggttagaattcgtatttcaattccaatcgtctattattcgtattctttaaataatctgaataaaatttgtaactaaatacatcaattaaagtttatttaagcttgaaatgcattgaaactttcatgaaataatgaaataattgtttttttgtttaaaaacatttttgacaaaagtgtattttttcagCAGGTGGCGTAATGgtcgaccaccattcccaataaagctaaacaaattttcatttggagTCAGAAAAATTtagctgcaaataattttaagcaatcttaagttggaaatattaaaaattaaacgattacatttttgttataaactgaacacttcttaaattaaaagtcaaaaatattttcatttgaaatcgtttaaaaatcgttagaaagcttcgaaattttattttttaaatctttaaacatctAGATGTTGtttgacatttatttaaattttttaatatttttgaaatttcgtcagaaattctaaaaaaaaaaaaagtaaaaactatttccttaaatcttccagattcattcatgaccattttggaaatcttttcaaatattcttctaaaaaaattgtatgcttgTAAAGACTCATCATTCTTAAAAagcttgtaaattttttgtttgaaatctgcaaaaatgacacggaaatttcagtacgaatagctggactttagttttgaatatttaatttataaatactgATTTTGCAGGAACAATAAAATCTATATaagacaattattattttttcaaattaaaaaatgtttaatgtcccaattttaaactaaaacaatatttttaatttaatgaaagcctttaattataagaTATTCGACTTGaaaccgttcaattttcaacgttaaaatctgaaaaatcttcaattttgaactgatttcgaatcgtcttgaaaaatatattattattcactttttaatcctTAATGTATAgttccatttgaaaaatacttaTAATTGACATTTGTTTGATCAactaaaaagctttttttctcaaaaattgacgATTTCAAAcgctactattttttttattttttaaacctttaaaactgcatttgaaaattctttagatgaaaaatttacccttaaaaattgaaatacaaaatttgtaagtGGAAGATTTTCGAATCATGTATtgtaaactaaattgaaaaacgtgaaaatacccggtaaacaaataaattcaatgtcatttcccagtttcccgaTCCAGCAGCCACCCTGGGTTCagttaatcaaaataataaaatctgattttataaAGACTCAAAAATATCTCGTGGAAGCGAAAAGCGCTTTAAATGTGGCAGTGATATTTCATAAAACTGCTgacgaaaataattattaagtatgaagatagattaaaattgatcaattaacgGGCATCGTTGATACTGTACTGTGTGGAGTTGTAGGACGAGATCCAGCAATGGAGTGTGTCGTCGATGCATTCAAAGACTGCATCGTTCCAATCTGAAATTTCATTAATAGACATTCAGttcatagatttttttttcgttgagtaGGTGGGAATGAATTTACGTAGAGCTTTGAACTCGGTAGCGGcaattatttcaaaactgtttGAATAACTTACTCTCAAGTGTGCCAAATCCTCCAATCTTGTCAAATCACTGAGTTCAATATATAAAGAATGAACGACAAGCCATCCGTAGATGGAGGTCAAGGAAAATACGATCCAAAGAAGACACATTGCGATATTATAGCCGAATATCATGTCATTAACAACACTGCTATATACAAATACGACTAAACGATATCCGGTGAAGACCAAAAAAGACCAGATCCATAAAAGCATTCTCTTTTCGTGTTCCTTTCGCAATGCTTTTATCAAAACTATAGACGTGAATACAATCACTATTGCGCCCAACATCGAAAACAAGGCGAACACAATCAATGAATTCCGAACtgaaatataaaagaataaattgtaaactatttttttgaatagagGTGCATGAATGTTCCTCACATTCTATTTTACTTAATGTTTATTTCACGAAAATTGTATGAACGAAAaacaattcaatataattttgattcaTCTGAATAGACAGACAGCATCATTTTTGTTCTTTCTAATTACTATTTAccataatgtttatatttttggatttatgtTTGGCATAATTTTTATTAGTCCAAGTaactgttattatttttattattaaaaattataaataaactgaatttgtttGACTTAATGGTTGTTTTTCGGATTAACGTTTGACATAATTTTTAGTTTGCCGAACTTTCATtgctgattatttttattaagtattctacatggacataggaaacacgggactaggtatgccatcctaacttggcgagcggggttgaatccacgggaggggggagaattccatgagtggggagagccgccatcttgcGATGTGCCATTtttattatgcgcacgagcatttttgccgacaaactgtgcatgaaaatataaacatgtgggcgctgccatgtttgtcgctgGACATCAAAAGGTTGGCGgaccttccccccccccccctaattgcatcacccccacaatggcatgcctagtcccttgtttcctatgtccatggtattctaacattacgtcatactccgtcggtaacgtcgaaatctataaggccaaatttttatatttccgaaTCAGCATTCTCCATAATTTTACATTCTTTCTCTGATTTGAGTTTCGCGCAACTATTTTCATTCTGTCGcaatttccatgaaaaataaaatttcttttatatgaCGACTCGGAagaattgagtattctaatattgcGTTACGCCTGGTCGGTAAGGTCAAAATCTGTAAGGCTATACCatttggtggactgcaaagcattgtttagataggagtgttactaaaattaattaatttcggcgaaaTTAAGCGATTggggaagtgtgcgatttggacaatccataaagaaaaaatataatgagccgtgattgaggttaggtttaATTGTTATGATAGCTGgcggtcaaaatttttgaattttggtagttCGTTAAAGTGTTTCTCAAagatgttaagaaattatttttgtactttgagcaaacaaaaatgatcaaagactgtgatccttcttagaaatccgataagacttcttgaaaatccttaaacttgtccgacttttttttaaatcccttcgaattctttgcaatcatttcaaatctttcgaagtatctcgaaattgactaaaaattatttaaatcacgtaaaatctttaaaatattcttaaattccttcaaatctcttgacaatccttaaaatatttgaattttttcaaataacttaaaatgttctcaaaaaacttttaaattaattgcttaacattctttaaagtcactaaaacttatggaaatatttttaaattctttaaaaataaactttacaatCCCGTTAAGTCCCTATTTATTCCtcaaaatcacttgaactcttataaatcctgtaagatttcttgataatccttaaacttctccgatttttttttttgaaattccttcaacttctttaTAATCATATAAAATCATTCAAAGTTTCTCGGAactgactaaaattaattcaaatctgttaaaatcctttatattttaataacttcctttaaatctcttaaaaatccataaaatctttgcattttttcaaattcattaaaagctttttaaataacttcaaaaactCGCTttgcattctttaaaatcactaaaactgccttaaaatcttacaaataactcgtaaatccttaaaaaaaatttgaattatgattgaattattattaaatcctttaaaaagaaactttaagattccgctaactccctagtaattccttgaaatcacttgaattcttaaaaatctcgtgagatttcttgaaaatccttaaaatcctcggaatttttttgaactcctttcaatttctttgaaataatttaagatattttgaaattgactaaaattaattctaatcttttaaatccaaaatactttaaattttcttaggttccttaaaatctcttgaaaatctttaaatcaatcaatttctttaaataccttaaaatcacttaaaatttattaaatcagctattttaataaatttgaataagtttgaagtctcttaaaatttgttaaaatctttttaaataactttttttaaataaattttttaatagctttaaagtCCCTAAAAccgtcttaaaatcttttgaaatttcttgtaaattttgaaggatttttttattctttttaaatcctttaaaagaaaatcttaaaatctcgtcaagtccctatagtaattccttaaaatcacttgaattttcagaaattctgtaagttaaaaaaaaatcctttaactcCTGCGAATTTTTTCTCAATCCGTTCAActtcttcaaaatcatttaaaattttcgaaattgagtacatttaattaaaatcctttgaattttcttaaattccttaaaatatttaaaaaagttacaacccttgaaatatcttcaaattcattaggatttttttgaagaacttttcagtaactcgcttgaaattctttaaaatcacctgAACTgcgttaaaatttgacaaaattgcttgaaaatcctaaacctttttggattctttaaaaaatctgtaaaattctttcaaaatcgttcaatttttctgcattcttttaaaatccgttcaaattgtttgaaatcattaaaaatctttcgagAAATCCCAAGATCacttaaagtctttttaaatcttttaatttctatgATATAAGcttatttgatatgaaactacttaagggcatgtgacacaactaaatacctatattaccgacctcactttttcggttcactgaatgtttttttgaacctaagaactttttttgtaaataaaatatcgagctgaaactttggaggaattattagagtacaataaagtacgtttagatactgcattttggtaggaacttcactgaaaattatttcatcttttttctgaacctcaacattttttcaacaatgaattccaacggcatcagccggtaacgttgtacacgaaaatacgaaacctggcggccactagacgaggctctagagagttcgtattttcgtttaCAACGTTACNNNNNNNNNNNNNNNNNNNNNNNNNNNNNNNNNNNNNNNNNNNNNNNNNNNNNNNNNNNNNNNNNNNNNNNNNNNNNNNNNNNNNNNNNNNNNNNNNNNNttcagtgaagttcctaccgaaatgtagtacctaaacgtactttattttactctaatacatttcccaaagtttcagctcgatattttatttacaaaaaaagttcttaggttcaaacaaacattcagtgaacggaaaaagtgaggtcggtaatatagatatttagctgtgacacatgcccttaaaatcacttattatcgaaaagtatgATGACATAGGTCGTcggcaattgaggttataacctcaattatggcaaattgtatttttccgtgatggattgcctaatcacatattttccaaattgccaaaaataataaaataaatggcttttctttcttaaaagaaaaGCTATATCACGATTCTTTACTTCAtttcgccgaaattaattaattttaataaaactcctaTCAAAAATAATCCTTTGACGTTACCGACCAAGCGtaacgtaatattagaatactcaattgtTCCGAATCGtcatataaaagaaattttatttttcacggaaATTGCGACTGAATGAAAATAGTTGCGCGAAATTCAAATTAGAGAAAGAATGTAAAATTATGGACAATGCCGAttcggaaatataaaaatttggccACATGaatattcattcaaataaaaattatgcaaaatagtgATTTGATAACATAAAAATGGAAGGGTAACACAGCAAAACGAATCAACTCACATTTGGCTAAATTTTCAGAAGACAAAAAACATTCTATAAAATCTAAtgatcagtttagttaaaaactgaccattcaattttgtagaacattttagggtaaaatttctcttgaaaatgtttagaaatcatgcaaaatgaaaacaaaatcgccttaaaaacttccaaattctttttcgataattttggaaatttttttaaacctttttaaatattctctttaaattaaattttcaagataggaaataattttcaatttacctAGGAAtcttagaaacattttttgattcttttgaaacctttcacaattcttaaaaagctcctaacttttgaataaaatcaactacaatcatttcaagttttatattaatGTTGAAtctattggaaatttttaatatctcttcAATTTACTCTAATTTAATAAGTGTTCAGTTGTTATTTGAACATGAAAAttcaggaattaattttttttaacagaacaattaaaattgtaacattcaaagttgaaatttacctcgttaaaattttaaagattcaaggcCTTCTATTTCAAataactcagtttttaaattgaatattttatttataattgatctttttaaatgaacaatcaaatattgctaatatttaaataatttttctttttctttattacaaaacttcaaattaaatggatttaaagtaaaatattttagactgaaacaaaatttgaataaaatttgtaattaaataaaagcgtttaaatataaatctattaatttgaagttacattaaaattaaaaatgtcacttgTTAATActtagaatactttaatttttttttaaattaatatgtgtTTACAGTTCATCAACAAAAACCAGTCTATATCAAAAATTTTGcactttaaacgcttttaatttttattttcttaagtcTTCTAAACTGCatgttaaaattcttcaaatcaaaaCTATACGCTTAGAAATGAAGAtatgaaatagaaatttttttaattaaaagattttagaatcatacattatttaattttatgatgtAAACAAAAATTCAGGCCCAGCAGCCACCATGgcaaaaagtatttataaaaaattgttttgttgagattgtgtattttatttcaaatttaactacttggctgGAAGTTAAATcactatgttaaaaaataattctttttaagattcatagttttagttgaaaattgatttttatggccgaaaattcaactgtttttttttttttttttaatattgtctgcatacgttgaaaattcaactatttacgtAGAAGTCTCATATTTTCTGACTGAAcataaatagaaaatttggttgaaatttccattttttttcttgaaaatttatattttcgaataaaaaattaaactattttggaagaaactcgtatttttggcttgaaaatgtaaacattcaaatattcgttgagaattattatttttgtttaattcaaacgaTTCCATAATAGTGCATTATTCGATTAAAGTCTTTTAGGAGTTAGTTAGGGGGGAGGGGGTATTATGCGCTACATAGagtagaatttttgttaaaaattcatctttttcagtgaGAAATTCAACTccatgcttaaaaattgaactactacatcaaaacttcattttttttttgaaaaattatcattatagttcaaaattccactgtttaattgaaattaacttttttattaaaaatacatattttcgggataaaaatgtaaacacttgaagaaaattcattttttttattcaaaaacttcaatcgaaagtcaatatttttttattagaaattcgacgcttttgtaaaaattcgcttttctaaattaaagttttgattttttgcgatgaaaattaaaagattctctttttagttaaagcgacatatttcaaactaaaaaaattaaaaatcaaaccatttaataaaaaattcgtctccctaggaactattttgttgaaagtatatttttcggattgaataattattttttcaatttaaaattgaactatttgatataaaattaactttcttgatgaaatttcatatttttgggttgaaaaatcaaatgctttatacagaaaattcgtttttttttgtctttaaaatttaactattccatttttgtttaaaaattgatcatttttgttaaaaattcacttctttaggtgaaaaattcaactccatggttaaaaactgaactacttcattaaaacttcattttttttgttgtttaaaatttaccattATAGTTCAAAATGCCactgtttcattgaaattaactttattgttaaaaatacatattttcgggataaaaatgtaactacttggagaaaattcatctttttattcaaaaactttaatcgaaaatccaatatttttaaattaaaaattcgcttttccaaataaaaaaactttctcgCTGGAAAAGTTTCGTCTTCCTaggatgtattttgttgaaaatatatttttcgggttaaataatcattttttcaacttacaatagaactattttatataaaattaactattccatttttgtttaacaattgatcattttagattagaaatttaactttttggttaaaaattcgtcaccgttggtggaaaattaattttcatggttgaaaattctttaacaaaaaatctcgGTTAccaataaaactatttggtccaaattgtacgtattttgttgataattcttctttttaataaaaaatttaatattcttgattaaaaatttaactttttggtttaaattataattattgggtcgaaaattcaactgctttgtataaacctcattcttttaatttgcaaatttcactatttggtttaaaatgtatgccttttttttaaatttatcatgtatagtagaaaattaagtttcttggtcgaaaattctacattctagattaaatgaattttcttcattcactaaaaaatctttctttgttgtgCATTCAACTAAAATAAGGTCTACCAATTAAAGGGCTcaaatttgttaaggaaattaAGAGGCATAGATTGGCCCTTGGTTCTGTCACATAATTTTCGGTAAAATTAATATAAGgagaaacagaattttttaaatatttatacacctcttttgaatattatttaggTATTCTGAATTTTGATATTTACCATGCTTATTGCCCACGTAGACAAATTCATAGGATATTATTCGGTAGCCGTAATGAGTGACTCCAGGAGCTGCTTGTGCAAGACAATAAATATCGAAGACTGATGTACATATTGTGAAAATCGCCAGACACTGGAAAGAAGGACAATCGTTTAATATCAGAATTTCCATtaggaatttaataattatatgatTCTAACGGAAGTGAAATAATCACCAATGAATAAATGGCTGTTAGCATAGCAGCTCTTTGAATGTCCAGTACATATGCATTAGCTAGACGTGTCCTTCGGTACCATGGTATTTTAACACTTCGTACAGATCTTGATGATCTCAAATTTGCACTACTACGGGTTGTTACATGTGAATAAACAGATGGTGTTCCCATGCTCGGTGATTTCTTTCCATAATTCATTTTGTGTTgtctaaaaaataacttattttacttaaataacttaaaaacatCTAAATGAAACAAATGGTAATATTTGTTCTAAAACACTCTTTGAAACTTTGGTTGTAAAAGATATATAGGTCAGAGAATTCCCCCTGGATTTCCTCAAAGAATAAAGCGAAGGAAAGTATGACTAAACTCATTAGGAATCATTAGGAATCATTAGGAATGCTTGAAAACTACTGTGCAACAAAACCAACATAACCatgagaaaattgataaaataatcattCAATTGCAATTGTTGATTTAGAAACAATCGAAATGTGTTTATGTTAGGTAGAAAGACATGTTATCAACAGAAAATTGGTATGTGTCATCCGCCACACCCTGCGCGAAAAGGGTTACCTAGTTATTCTAGGTTACTTAcgaagttttattaaattatccgaaataaagaattttgacaCCTTCTATAGCACGCGATGGAAATCACCAGTAAAgcaattttatttatcttaataTGTAAACACTGTGTACTAATGAAAAAGCTTCTGAAGCTAAAAAATGGCACACCTAAACCATGGGTAATACACCGAATATAGACAGTAGACGCAAGTAGAGGTTACACACAAAACACCTGCGGTCGGTAAAGTAGTTTCATATCTGACGCGcatattcaaattcttttgaaccaTAGTTAAACTTCAAAAGTCAATTAAGATATTCCAAAACTTGTTTGGAAGTTTATTTTGAATctatattttggaatattaaaacCTCAATAACTAATATCAGAATAAATAATAGTAGCACTTTTACCCTATTTCCCTCTTCATTACTTCTCTTACAAGAGGAATTCTTCTTTATTCctctgtttttagaaaaattt
This Belonocnema kinseyi isolate 2016_QV_RU_SX_M_011 chromosome 3, B_treatae_v1, whole genome shotgun sequence DNA region includes the following protein-coding sequences:
- the LOC117169195 gene encoding uncharacterized protein LOC117169195 — protein: MNYGKKSPSMGTPSVYSHVTTRSSANLRSSRSVRSVKIPWYRRTRLANAYVLDIQRAAMLTAIYSLCLAIFTICTSVFDIYCLAQAAPGVTHYGYRIISYEFVYVGNKHVRNSLIVFALFSMLGAIVIVFTSIVLIKALRKEHEKRMLLWIWSFLVFTGYRLVVFVYSSVVNDMIFGYNIAMCLLWIVFSLTSIYGWLVVHSLYIELSDLTRLEDLAHLRIGTMQSLNASTTHSIAGSRPTTPHSTVSTMPVN